The following coding sequences are from one Epinephelus fuscoguttatus linkage group LG7, E.fuscoguttatus.final_Chr_v1 window:
- the fgd1 gene encoding FYVE, RhoGEF and PH domain-containing protein 1 isoform X2: MTGFVFCCAMYMDRSSLTRGPSSSSSPSLLTKSLSLEPSCSPCGHQGALDADAPQQLSSDPGPSSSSSGPASLEGGAELTERRGSANGLLLVNDTGPPELPAATVTPPSKSRAPLPGPKPQVPPKPPHLQQQAGVSRPRPRAPDKPLPPPPPCRPLPADPRGGRTPPSRGDGTASPTCVLSLIEKFEREQIIVVPDITGGALCPRLPEPPSSQPSSPPSSSSPAPPPPEEELPSELKDHDGVTLEGDSDRHNDHDDDNEDDDDDDDDEDDDDDDDDDEELAVACGEDFHQKRLSMESGYSPSEKHLEDDVVAVEMREQQQQQPAQLDQSELPSERLSLPSSQTEGKLANRDSGIDSISSPSHSEELCFAGVDDGGVAYPCSPALLPRLSSSSSYAGEGGEGEEGEAQGGARRRREFSEEGDSDLEEEEAELTLVLPRPKTDRQDSAELSVQQRVFNIANELLHTEIAYVSKLHLLDQVFCARLLEEARSRSSFPCDVVQGIFSNICSIYCFHQQFLLPALQKRMEEWDLNPRIGDILQKLAPFLKMYGEYVKNFDRAMELVNTWMERSAQFKAIIQEIQREERCGNLTLQHHMLEPVQRIPRYELLLKDYLHRLPEDAPDHRDAQKSLELIATAAEHSNAAIRKMERMRKLLKVYELLGGEEDIVNPTNELIKEGHILKLSNKNGTTQDRYLILFNDRLLYCVPKLRLIGQKYGVRARIDVDGMELKETSSAAVPRTFLVSGKQRSLELQARTEEEKKDWIQAIQATIQRHEQTVDSFRHLNCSLRDDESTPPHSPSCVELGKRAPTPIREKEVTLCMKCQEPFNSITKRRHHCKACGHVVCGKCSEFRARLSYDNNRTNRVCVDCYAMLVGVCPSPATLSSSTQRRRSILEKQASLAAENSVICSFLHHMEKGSGRGWQKAWFVIPENEPLVLYIYGAPQDVKAQRSVPLIGFEVSLPEPCDRLERRHAFKISQSHLTLYFSAEGEELQRRWMDVLLRAGRGEEPQMHRPIVESLEEEGEELLAAEEGENT; encoded by the exons gtccctcctcctcctccagtccCAGTTTGCTGACTAAGAGTCTCTCTCTGGAGCCATCCTGTTCTCCGTGCGGCCACCAGGGGGCACTGGACGCTGACGCTCCCCAGCAGCTGAGCTCCGACCCGGGGCCCAGCTCCTCGTCATCAGGCCCCGCCTCTTTGGAGGGAGGGGCGGAGCTAACAGAGCGCCGTGGCTCTGCTAACGGGCTGCTGCTGGTCAATGACACGGGGCCGCCGGAGCTGCCGGCTGCCACGGTAACACCACCGAGCAAGAGCAGAGCGCCGCTGCCTGGACCCAAACCTCAGG TCCCCCCAAAGCCCCCCCACCTCCAGCAGCAAGCAGGGGTGTCAAGGCCACGCCCCCGGGCTCCAGACAagcccctcccccctcccccgcCATGCAGACCCCTCCCTGCAGACCCACGGGGGGGCCGGACTCCGCCTAGCCGTGGCGATGGCACCGCATCCCCCACCTGCGTCCTGTCACTCATCGAGAAATTTGAGCG CGAGCAGATCATCGTGGTTCCTGACATCACCGGGGGGGCCCTGTGTCCACGCCTCCCTGAGCCCCCCTCCTCCCAGccttcatcaccaccatcatcatcatcgcccGCCCCTCCCCCACCTGAGGAGGAACTGCCCTCTGAGCTGAAAGATCATGATGGCGTCACACTGGAGGGAGACAGCGACCGGCACAATGACCATGATGATGacaatgaagatgatgatgatgacgatgacgacgaagatgatgatgatgatgacgatgatgacgaAGAGCTGGCAGTGGCGTGTGGTGAGGACTTCCATCAGAAACGTCTCTCCATGGAGTCAGGTTACAGTCCCTCAGAGAAACACCTGGAGGATGACGTGGTTGCTGTGGAGATGAGggagcaacaacagcagcagccggCACAGctcgaccaatcagagctcCCCTCTGAGCGTCTGTCCCTCCCCTCCTCGCAGACGGAAGGGAAGCTGGCCAATCGGGACAGCGGCATAGACAGCATCAGTTCTCCGTCGCACAGCGAGGAGCTGTGCTTCGCTGGTGTGGATGATGGGGGCGTGGCTTACCCGTGCAGTCCCGCCCTCCTGCCTCGCCTCTCCAGCTCATCCTCGTACGCcggagaaggaggggagggggaggagggagaggcacAGGGTGGagccaggaggaggagggagttcTCTGAGGAGGGAGACAGTGActtagaggaggaggaggcggagctAACGCTGGTGCTGCCCCGAcccaagacagacagacaggactCTGCTGAG cTGTCTGTCCAGCAGAGGGTCTTCAACATCGCTAATGAGCTGCTGCACACAGAGATCGCCTACGTCTCTAAGCTCCACCTACTGGACCAG GTTTTCTGTGCCCGGCTCCTGGAGGAGGCTCGGTCTCGCTCCTCCTTCCCCTGTGACGTGGTTCAGGGAATCTTCTCCAACATCTGCTCCATCTACTGTTTCCATCAGCAGTTTCTGCTGCCGGCGCTGCAGAAACGAATGGAGGAGTG GGACTTGAACCCACGGATCGGGGACATCCTTCAGAAGCTGGCTCCCTTCCTGAAGATGTACGGCGAGTACGTGAAGAACTTTGACCGGGCCATGGAGCTGGTGAACACCTGGATGGAGCGATCGGCTCAGTTCAAGGCCATCATCCAGGAGATCCAG AGGGAGGAGCGCTGTGGGAACCTGACTCTGCAGCACCACATGCTGGAGCCGGTTCAGAGGATCCCTCGCTACGAGCTGCTGCTCAAAGATTATCTTCACCGACTGCCGGAGGACGCCCCAGACCACAGGGACGCCCAGA AGTCTCTGGAGCTGATCGCCACGGCAGCAGAACACTCCAACGCTGCCATCAGGAAGatg gagCGGATGAGGAAGCTGCTGAAGGTGTACGAGTTGttgggaggagaggaagacatCGTCAACCCAACGAACGAGCTGATTAAAGAGGGACACATCCTCAAACTGTCCAACAAGAACGGGACCACACAGGACCGATACCTCATACTG TTTAACGACAGGTTGCTGTACTGTGTCCCGAAGCTGcgtctgattggtcagaagtATGGCGTCCGCGCTCGCATTGACGTGGACGGGATGGAG CTGAAGGAGACCAGCAGTGCTGCTGTTCCCAGGACGTTCCTGGTGTCTGGAAAACAGAGATCGCTGGAGCTGCAGGCCag gacggaggaggagaagaaagactGGATACAG gcCATCCAGGCGACGATCCAGAGACACGAGCAGACGGTGGACAGCTTCAGACATCTCAACTGTTCACTACGAGACGACGAGTCCACGCCGCCTCACTCCCCG agcTGTGTGGAGCTGGGAAAACGAGCTCCGACTCCAATCAGAGAGAAGGAAGTCACTCTGTGTATGAAGTGTCAGGAGCCGTTCAACTCCATCACCAAGAGACGACACCACTGTAAAGCCTGCGGACAC GTGGTTTGTGGGAAATGTTCAGAGTTTCGTGCTCGCCTTTCGTACGACAACAACCGCACCAACCGAGTTTGTGTCGACTGCTACGCCATGCTGGTGGGGGTGTGCCCCTCGCCCGCCACGCTGAGCAGCAGCACCCAGAGGAGGCGTTCCATCCTGGAG AAACAGGCTTCCCTGGCAGCAGAGAACAGTGTGATTTGTAGTTTTCTTCACCACATGGAGAAAGGAAGTGGGCGGGGCTGGCAGAAGGCCTGGTTTGTCATCCCTGAGAACGAGCCACTGGTGCTCTACATCTACGGAGCTCCGCAG GACGTGAAGGCGCAGCGCAGtgtgcctctgattggcttcgAAGTCTCTCTTCCTGAGCCATGTGACCGCCTGGAGCGCCGCCACGCCTTCAAGATCTCCCAGAGTCACCTGACCCTGTACTTCAGCGCAGAGGGGGAGGAGCTGCAGCGGCGATGGATGGATGTCCTGCTGAGAGCTGGGAGGGGGGAGGAGCCTCAGATGCACCGGCCAATTGTGGAGAgtctggaggaggagggggaggagctaTTGGCtgcagaggagggggagaacACGTGA
- the fgd1 gene encoding FYVE, RhoGEF and PH domain-containing protein 1 isoform X1, giving the protein MQLNRPRSALLGFSLPPPPPPPPPPPPPSFSSQFSTMRFSYHLNTSTAPPHNSATRRTGPSSSSSPSLLTKSLSLEPSCSPCGHQGALDADAPQQLSSDPGPSSSSSGPASLEGGAELTERRGSANGLLLVNDTGPPELPAATVTPPSKSRAPLPGPKPQVPPKPPHLQQQAGVSRPRPRAPDKPLPPPPPCRPLPADPRGGRTPPSRGDGTASPTCVLSLIEKFEREQIIVVPDITGGALCPRLPEPPSSQPSSPPSSSSPAPPPPEEELPSELKDHDGVTLEGDSDRHNDHDDDNEDDDDDDDDEDDDDDDDDDEELAVACGEDFHQKRLSMESGYSPSEKHLEDDVVAVEMREQQQQQPAQLDQSELPSERLSLPSSQTEGKLANRDSGIDSISSPSHSEELCFAGVDDGGVAYPCSPALLPRLSSSSSYAGEGGEGEEGEAQGGARRRREFSEEGDSDLEEEEAELTLVLPRPKTDRQDSAELSVQQRVFNIANELLHTEIAYVSKLHLLDQVFCARLLEEARSRSSFPCDVVQGIFSNICSIYCFHQQFLLPALQKRMEEWDLNPRIGDILQKLAPFLKMYGEYVKNFDRAMELVNTWMERSAQFKAIIQEIQREERCGNLTLQHHMLEPVQRIPRYELLLKDYLHRLPEDAPDHRDAQKSLELIATAAEHSNAAIRKMERMRKLLKVYELLGGEEDIVNPTNELIKEGHILKLSNKNGTTQDRYLILFNDRLLYCVPKLRLIGQKYGVRARIDVDGMELKETSSAAVPRTFLVSGKQRSLELQARTEEEKKDWIQAIQATIQRHEQTVDSFRHLNCSLRDDESTPPHSPSCVELGKRAPTPIREKEVTLCMKCQEPFNSITKRRHHCKACGHVVCGKCSEFRARLSYDNNRTNRVCVDCYAMLVGVCPSPATLSSSTQRRRSILEKQASLAAENSVICSFLHHMEKGSGRGWQKAWFVIPENEPLVLYIYGAPQDVKAQRSVPLIGFEVSLPEPCDRLERRHAFKISQSHLTLYFSAEGEELQRRWMDVLLRAGRGEEPQMHRPIVESLEEEGEELLAAEEGENT; this is encoded by the exons gtccctcctcctcctccagtccCAGTTTGCTGACTAAGAGTCTCTCTCTGGAGCCATCCTGTTCTCCGTGCGGCCACCAGGGGGCACTGGACGCTGACGCTCCCCAGCAGCTGAGCTCCGACCCGGGGCCCAGCTCCTCGTCATCAGGCCCCGCCTCTTTGGAGGGAGGGGCGGAGCTAACAGAGCGCCGTGGCTCTGCTAACGGGCTGCTGCTGGTCAATGACACGGGGCCGCCGGAGCTGCCGGCTGCCACGGTAACACCACCGAGCAAGAGCAGAGCGCCGCTGCCTGGACCCAAACCTCAGG TCCCCCCAAAGCCCCCCCACCTCCAGCAGCAAGCAGGGGTGTCAAGGCCACGCCCCCGGGCTCCAGACAagcccctcccccctcccccgcCATGCAGACCCCTCCCTGCAGACCCACGGGGGGGCCGGACTCCGCCTAGCCGTGGCGATGGCACCGCATCCCCCACCTGCGTCCTGTCACTCATCGAGAAATTTGAGCG CGAGCAGATCATCGTGGTTCCTGACATCACCGGGGGGGCCCTGTGTCCACGCCTCCCTGAGCCCCCCTCCTCCCAGccttcatcaccaccatcatcatcatcgcccGCCCCTCCCCCACCTGAGGAGGAACTGCCCTCTGAGCTGAAAGATCATGATGGCGTCACACTGGAGGGAGACAGCGACCGGCACAATGACCATGATGATGacaatgaagatgatgatgatgacgatgacgacgaagatgatgatgatgatgacgatgatgacgaAGAGCTGGCAGTGGCGTGTGGTGAGGACTTCCATCAGAAACGTCTCTCCATGGAGTCAGGTTACAGTCCCTCAGAGAAACACCTGGAGGATGACGTGGTTGCTGTGGAGATGAGggagcaacaacagcagcagccggCACAGctcgaccaatcagagctcCCCTCTGAGCGTCTGTCCCTCCCCTCCTCGCAGACGGAAGGGAAGCTGGCCAATCGGGACAGCGGCATAGACAGCATCAGTTCTCCGTCGCACAGCGAGGAGCTGTGCTTCGCTGGTGTGGATGATGGGGGCGTGGCTTACCCGTGCAGTCCCGCCCTCCTGCCTCGCCTCTCCAGCTCATCCTCGTACGCcggagaaggaggggagggggaggagggagaggcacAGGGTGGagccaggaggaggagggagttcTCTGAGGAGGGAGACAGTGActtagaggaggaggaggcggagctAACGCTGGTGCTGCCCCGAcccaagacagacagacaggactCTGCTGAG cTGTCTGTCCAGCAGAGGGTCTTCAACATCGCTAATGAGCTGCTGCACACAGAGATCGCCTACGTCTCTAAGCTCCACCTACTGGACCAG GTTTTCTGTGCCCGGCTCCTGGAGGAGGCTCGGTCTCGCTCCTCCTTCCCCTGTGACGTGGTTCAGGGAATCTTCTCCAACATCTGCTCCATCTACTGTTTCCATCAGCAGTTTCTGCTGCCGGCGCTGCAGAAACGAATGGAGGAGTG GGACTTGAACCCACGGATCGGGGACATCCTTCAGAAGCTGGCTCCCTTCCTGAAGATGTACGGCGAGTACGTGAAGAACTTTGACCGGGCCATGGAGCTGGTGAACACCTGGATGGAGCGATCGGCTCAGTTCAAGGCCATCATCCAGGAGATCCAG AGGGAGGAGCGCTGTGGGAACCTGACTCTGCAGCACCACATGCTGGAGCCGGTTCAGAGGATCCCTCGCTACGAGCTGCTGCTCAAAGATTATCTTCACCGACTGCCGGAGGACGCCCCAGACCACAGGGACGCCCAGA AGTCTCTGGAGCTGATCGCCACGGCAGCAGAACACTCCAACGCTGCCATCAGGAAGatg gagCGGATGAGGAAGCTGCTGAAGGTGTACGAGTTGttgggaggagaggaagacatCGTCAACCCAACGAACGAGCTGATTAAAGAGGGACACATCCTCAAACTGTCCAACAAGAACGGGACCACACAGGACCGATACCTCATACTG TTTAACGACAGGTTGCTGTACTGTGTCCCGAAGCTGcgtctgattggtcagaagtATGGCGTCCGCGCTCGCATTGACGTGGACGGGATGGAG CTGAAGGAGACCAGCAGTGCTGCTGTTCCCAGGACGTTCCTGGTGTCTGGAAAACAGAGATCGCTGGAGCTGCAGGCCag gacggaggaggagaagaaagactGGATACAG gcCATCCAGGCGACGATCCAGAGACACGAGCAGACGGTGGACAGCTTCAGACATCTCAACTGTTCACTACGAGACGACGAGTCCACGCCGCCTCACTCCCCG agcTGTGTGGAGCTGGGAAAACGAGCTCCGACTCCAATCAGAGAGAAGGAAGTCACTCTGTGTATGAAGTGTCAGGAGCCGTTCAACTCCATCACCAAGAGACGACACCACTGTAAAGCCTGCGGACAC GTGGTTTGTGGGAAATGTTCAGAGTTTCGTGCTCGCCTTTCGTACGACAACAACCGCACCAACCGAGTTTGTGTCGACTGCTACGCCATGCTGGTGGGGGTGTGCCCCTCGCCCGCCACGCTGAGCAGCAGCACCCAGAGGAGGCGTTCCATCCTGGAG AAACAGGCTTCCCTGGCAGCAGAGAACAGTGTGATTTGTAGTTTTCTTCACCACATGGAGAAAGGAAGTGGGCGGGGCTGGCAGAAGGCCTGGTTTGTCATCCCTGAGAACGAGCCACTGGTGCTCTACATCTACGGAGCTCCGCAG GACGTGAAGGCGCAGCGCAGtgtgcctctgattggcttcgAAGTCTCTCTTCCTGAGCCATGTGACCGCCTGGAGCGCCGCCACGCCTTCAAGATCTCCCAGAGTCACCTGACCCTGTACTTCAGCGCAGAGGGGGAGGAGCTGCAGCGGCGATGGATGGATGTCCTGCTGAGAGCTGGGAGGGGGGAGGAGCCTCAGATGCACCGGCCAATTGTGGAGAgtctggaggaggagggggaggagctaTTGGCtgcagaggagggggagaacACGTGA